GGATCGTCCTGGCAAGCGATGTGCTGGAACTGGCATCCTGATACAACAGCGTTGCTTTCCATAAAATGCCAAAGCAAAGAAGACCCGCTGGACTCCGATCCAGCGGGTCTTCTTTTTATGGAGATGCGGGGCCGATGCCCTCCCTCAGGTCTTCTTCTCATTTGGATAAATTTAATATGAAAACCATTACCGAACGTGATAGAAATCTTGGGACCAGGGAGAAATGCACTGGCGAGAAAGTTCAACAATTGACAGGCAGGAACCCACGTCCACAGCGACCGGGGAGACCGAAAAAGGGAAAATAATCCGTATTATGTTCTCCAATTTGCTTGTCCCCAGATTTGCTTGTCCCCAGATTTTGCTGAAGTTCACCGAACTAGCCGGGAAAATGGGACGTGATGTGTCAACACTCAGTTCTGCAGCGGAGCGAATACGTGACAACAAGGCCTAAGACCCGCCTAAAACTAGCGGTTCAAAGCCACATCCGTTGGTCCAGAGGAAAAAACAAATGGAAACACTAGAAGAGAAAATTGCGAGGGTGGTGAAAGAGGAAGTGGCCATTGTGCCATATGATCCCCGATGGAGAGACCTCTTTGAAGAAGAGAGGAGACATCTTCTATCGTGCTTGCCTCATGATCTGGTGAAAAGGATCGAACATTTTGGGAGCACAGCTGTCCCAGGCCTCACGGCCAAACCCATCGTGGACATTCTGGTCGAGGTAACAAGCCTCGATGAAACCCAAAAGCTTATTGCCCCCATCTTGGAAGCGCAAGGGTACGACTATTTCTGGAGACCCACATGTGGAGATGACACGCCTCCATTCTATGCTTGGTTCATAAAGCGAGACAAGAACGGAAACAGAACACATCATATTCATATGATTGAACGCGATTTTGAACACTGGGACAGACTCCTGTTTCGGGACTACCTCATTGATCATCCAGATGCTGCACGGGAGTACGAGGATCTCAAGACACAGCTCTCTGAGGCGCACCATGGTGATCGTGTCTCCTACACGAAGGCCAAGAGCGATTTTGTCAACCTAGTAACCGAAATGGCCAAAGCAGACTTACAGAAAGGCCCAACCACTCGGCGGCAGACAACCGGCTGAAGCCGCCGCTGCGCTTAGGCACCGCTGTGCTGCACTACCAGGTTGTTGAAAAACGTCATGAGGAGGTCGCTATGCAAGGCTCAAGCGAGCGAGGAGACGAGTCGTACCCTATGTACGTTGAGTTTCCGAGCGAGCGGCAACGTAGCAGAGCGACCCTTTAGGCCCCGCGGGTCCGCAATAGTTTTTCAACAACCTGCTATAGGAGGCATTACTGCATGGAAGTAGAGATAGTCACAACCGCCCAACCATCAGGTGGTGTGGTGAACCCCCTCGGATCGTCATGATCAATGCCTGATAAAAGGAGAGATTTATGAAGGGAGTCATATGGAGCATAATGCTTGTTTTGCTTTTCTGTACAGGGGCGTCTGCCGAATCGTCGGTCTGGAAGGCGCAAAAGGATAATTCCACCATCTATCTGGGTGGAACCTGCCATGTCCTGCGCGAGTCCGATTATCCGCTGCCGCCGGAATTTGAAAAGGCTTACAAGGCATCGGAAACTGTGGTCTTTGAGACAGACATCGCTAAACTGCAGGATCCATCCATGCAACAGCAGTTGCTGGCAAAGGCCATGTATACCGACGGCAGCACCGCTGATAAACACCTGTCACCCAAGGTGTATGGCCAGCTCAGCTCCTTTTGTGAAACAAACGGCATTCCCATCAAAGCTTTCAGCCAATTCAAGCCGGCGATGATAATGTTGACGCTGACAGTCATTGAGCTTAAGAAACTGGGGGCTACCGAACAGGGGGTGGACCAGTTTTTCCACAGCCTGGCCAGTAGGGACAAAAAGCCCGTGGAGGGACTTGAGACGGTTGAGGAACAAATTGATTACATCGCTACCATGGCCGATGGCAACGAAGATGATTTCGTGCTCCACTCCCTGAAGGATATGAAGACCATGGACGAGCAGTTCAGTAATCTTGCAGCTGCATGGCGCAAGGGGGATGGCAGGAAACTGGACGAGTTGATGGTCAATGATCTCAAATCACGGCAACCGCAGCTCTACAAGAGATTGATCACCGATCGCAACAGAAACTGGTTTCCCTTGATCGACGCCTATCTAAAAACGCCCCGGACTGAATTCATCCTGGTCGGAGTTGGCCACCTGGTGGGGCCGGACGGGATCGTAGAGGCGCTGAAGAAGAAGGGATACAAAGTGGAAAAATTCTGACAAAAAAGGCCACCATTTCCGGTGGCCTTTTGCGTTTACGCCCTGGTCAGTTGGCGGTACTTGATGCGGTGGGGCTGGTCGGCGGCGGTGCCCAGGCGGGCGTGGCGGTCTTCCTCATACTCGGAGTAGTTCCCCTCGAACCAGACCACCTTGCTTTCTCCCTCGAAAGCGAGGATATGGGTGGCAATGCGGTCCAGAAACCAGCGGTCGTGGCTGATGACCACGGCACAGCCGGCGAAATTCTCCAGTGCTTCTTCCAGCGCCCGCATGGTGTTCACGTCCAGATCGTTGGTCGGTTCGTCAAGAAGGATGACGTTGCCACCGTCTTTCAGCATCTTCGCCAGGTGAACCCGGTTCCGCTCGCCGCCTGATAGAAGCCCGACTTTTTTCTGCTGATCGGCGCCGGAGAAGTTGAAGCGGGAGACGTAGGCGCGGGAATTGACCGTCTGTTTGCCCAGCTGGATCTGGTCCTGGCCGTCGGAGATGGCTTCCCAGATGGTCTGTTCAGGGTTGAGGCTGTCGCGGCTCTGGTCCACGTAGGCAAGCTTGACCGTCTCGCCGATGCGGATGTTGCCGCTGTCCGGTTGCTCCTGATTGGTGATCATGCGGAAAAGGGTGGTCTTGCCGGCGCCGTTGGGACCGATGATGCCGACGATGCCGCCTGGGGGGAGGCGGAAGGTCATGCCTTCAACCAGGAGCCGGTCGTCGTAAGCCTTATTGACGTTGTCTGCTTCGACTACGATGTCGCCAAGTCTCGGTCCGGGGGGGATGTAAATTTCCAGATCCTTGGCCCGCTTTTCGCTTTCCTGGGTGAGGAGCTGCTCGTAGGATGAAATACGTGCCTTGCCCTTTGCATGGCGGCCCTTGGGGGACATCTTGATCCATTCCAGCTCACGCTGCAGGGTTTTCTGGCGCTCGGTCTCGGTTTTTTCTTCCTGGGCCAGTCGCTGCTGCTTCTGCTCAAGCCAGGAAGAGTAGTTCCCCTGCCATGGTATTCCCTGGCCCCGGTCCAGCTCAAGGATCCAGCCGGCAACATTGTCCAGAAAATAGCGGTCATGGGTGACGGCGATAATGGTGCCGGCATAGCGCTGCAGGTGATGCTCAAGCCAGGCGACCGATTCGGCATCCAGGTGGTTGGTCGGTTCGTCCAGGAGCAGGATGTCCGGTTTCTGCAGCAGAAGCCGGCACAGGGCCACGCGGCGCTTCTCCCCGCCGGACAGTACTTTAACCGGGGTGTCGCCGGCCGGGCAGCGCAGGGCATCCATGGCCATTTCCAGCCGTGCATCCAGGTCCCAGGCATCCAGATGGTCCAGCTTTTCCTGCACCTCGGCCTGACGTGTTACAAGTTTGTCGAAATCGGCATCGGGCTCGCTGAACTTGGCGGTGATGTCGTTAAATTCATTGAGCAGATCGACGGTCTCCTGCACCCCCTGCTCGACGATCTCCCTGACTGTCTTTCCTTCGTCCAGCTGGGGCTCCTGCTCCAGGTAGCCGACGGTGTACCCCGCGGAGAGTACGGCCTTGCCGTTGAAGTCCTTGTCGACTCCTGCCAGGATGCGGAGCAGAGAGCTCTTTCCCGAGCCGTTCAGACCGAGCACGCCGATCTTGGCGCCGTAGAAATAGGAAAGATAGATGTCCTTCAATACCGGCTTCTTATCGTAGAATTTGCTGACGCCGATCATCGAATAAATGACCTTGTTGGGTTCTATCGCCATAGGATTTTCTTTATTCCTCCTCACAATTGAATGGCCTCATTTTTACACGTGCTTCAATGGGCCTGTCAACATCTCTTTGCCCATGCATCGCACATTTATCCCTTGCTCCCCCACCGGCTTTTTCCTTGACTAAAGGAGAGCAAATACGTTAATTTGTCGGTTTGGAAAACCGGCCAGAAGGCTTTTTCAGGAAAGGCGATACCGTGGCAACTGAAGAACTGAGTGAATTGTTGTTGCAGAGAAGACGCAAGGTTGACAGCATGTGGGAAGCGGGGATCAATCCTTATCCCAACGATTTCAGACCCGAACACACCTCGGCTGATCTTGTTGCCGCCTATGGCAATGTACAGGAGATCGAGGCCGACCCGCAGCATTTTATCGTTGCCGGGAGGATCATTGCCCGCCGTTCCTTCGGCAAGGCTGCCTTCGTGCAGCTCCAGGACCGCAAGGGGCGTTTCCAGCTTTATGTGAAGAAAGATGCGGTTGGAGAGGAAGTTTTCGAACAATTCGAATCTTTCGATATAGGCGATATCGTCGGTGCGACCGGTTATCCTTTTCGCACCAAGACCGGCGAGCTTTCCCTCCATGTCGAGCAGATCAGGCTTCTAACCAAGTCACTCTTGCCGCTACCCGAGAAATTCCACGGCCTTACCGATGTGGAGACCCGCTATCGCCAGCGGTATGTGGATTTGATCGTCAATCCCGAGGTTCGGGAACTGTTCGTCAAACGCTCCAGGGTCATTAATCTGATCCGCGAATTCATGGTGAAGAATGACTTTCTGGAAGTGGAAACGCCGATGATGCAGCAGATCCCCGGTGGAGCCACGGCGCGTCCCTTTGTCACCCATCACAATGCCCTGGATATGGAGCTCTTTCTCCGCATCGCCCCTGAACTTTACCTGAAAAGACTTGTGGTAGGAGGCCTCGACCGGGTTTTCGAGATCAATCGCAATTTCCGCAATGAGGGAATCTCTGTTCGCCACAACCCTGAATTCACCATGATGGAGTTCTACCAGGCCTACGCCACCTTCGAGGACCTGATGAACTACACCGAGGAACTGCTCTGCCATGTGGCGCAGAATGTCCTCGGCACCCTCGATTTCAGCTACCAGGGAATGCCGATCAGCTTCCAGCGCCCGTGGAAACGTTTCACTGTCAAGGAGGCGATCCTGGAATACGGCGACATCGATGCCAAATCCCTGGAGGATCGGGACATGGCCTATGCCTACGCCAAAAAGATCGGCCTCGATCTGCCCGAAGATATCGGTTACGGCAAGCTCATTACCGAAATATTCGAGGAAGTGGCGGAAACGAAACTGATCCAGCCTACCTTCATCACCGCTTACCCCACCGAGGTTTCCCCCCTGTCGCGGAAAAGCGACCACGACCCGGAGATCGTCGACCGCTTCGAGTTTTTCTGTGCCGGTCGCGAAATGGCCAATGCCTTTTCCGAGCTTAACGATCCGGTGGACCAGAAGGAGCGCTTTCTTGCCCAGGTTGCTGCCAAGGCCAAGGGTGATGAAGAGGCCCATTACATGGATGAAGATTACATCAGGGCGCTGGAATACGGTATGCCACCCACTGCAGGGGAGGGTATCGGTATTGACCGGCTGGTGATGCTTCTTTGCGATGCTCCCTCCATCCGCGATGTAATTCTCTTTCCCCAACTGCGAAAAGAAGTAAAATAATGATGAATTGTCCCGGCAATTCATTTTTTGAGGTTATAAAATAAATATGCCTTTTGAACTCTTCATCGGTCTCCGTTATCTGAAGGCGAAACGCAAGGCGACCTTCATCTCGCTGATCACGCTTATTTCCGTTGCCGGCGTGGCACTGGGGGTAATGGCGCTGATCATCGTCCTTGCCGTCATGACCGGTTTTGAAGAAGACCTCAAAGAGAAGATTCTCGGCACCAACGCCCATATCGTAGTGCTGAAAAGCGGCGAGGGAATAGAAGACCATCAGCAGCTGATGGACCGGTTGAAAAAATTCAAGGGCGTAGTTGCAACCACGCCGTTCATTTACAGCCAGGTGATGCTGACCACCGGCAAAAATGTATCGGGGGTGGTACTGCGTGGGGTGGATACCAAGACCGATGCCCAGGTAACCAATCTGCACAAGACGGTGGTTGAGGGAAACCTGGTTGACTTGGATCGCCGGACACCGTTGCCGTCGAAGAGTGACGAATCACCGCTGCCGGGAATTGTAATCGGCAAGGAATTGGCCAAGAACCTCAACCTTTTTCTCGGCGACAGCGTCAATGTAGTCTCTCCCATGGGTAATATTACACCGCTTGGCATGATGCCGAAGATGAAGCGTTTCCGCCTGGTGGGTATCTTCAACACTGGTATGTTCGAATATGATTCTACCCTGGCCTATGTGGGGCTCGGTGACGCGCAGGATTTCCTCGGATTGGGCTCGGCCGTTACCGGCATCCAACTTAAGGTTGCCGATGTGTACAAGAGCGGTGAAATTACACGCAGGATCAATCAGGAGCTGGGCTTTCCTTATTTTGCCAGGGACTGGATGCAGATGAACAAAAACATTCTCTTCGCCCTCCGGACGGAGAAGGTTGTCATGTTCATCATTCTTACACTGATCGTCCTGGTGGCCGCCTTCGGCATTGCTTCGACACTGTTCATGGTGGTCATGGAGAAGACACGGGACATCGCCATTCTCAAATCCATGGGGGCTACCAGCAGAAGCGTCATGCGCATTTTCGTCTTCGAGGGACTTATCATCGGTTTTTTCGGTACGGCCATCGGCGTTCTCGGGGGGCTGCTTGTGGCCCTTAACCTGGAGCCGATCGTCAATACGGTGCAAAAGCTGACCGGTTTCCAGTTTTTCAGCAAGGATATTTATTACCTGGACCATTTCCCTTCGCTGGTCATCCCCTCGGATGTGATACTCATTTCAGTCACAGCCATCGTCATCTCTTTCGTTGCAACCCTTTACCCGTCATGGCAGGCATCGAGACTTTCCCCAGCCGAGGCACTGCGCTATGAGTAATCTGCTGGAGGTCAGTGACCTGTATAAATCTTACGGCAGTGGTGCGGGCAAGGTGGAGGTGCTGAAGGGAATCAGCCTGAATGTGACTGCCGGTGAAACCATCGCCCTGGTAGGGGCTTCGGGGGCAGGCAAGAGCACGCTGATGCATGTGCTCGGCACCATCGATACCCCTACCTCCGGTGTGGTAAAATTCGATGGGGAGGAGATCTTCAAGCTGGGGGGCGCTGCCCTCGCATCGTTCAGAAATCTCTCCATAGGATTCGTCTTCCAGTTTCACCATCTCCTGCCGGAATTCACCGCCCTGGAGAATGCGATGATGCCGCTTCTGATCGGCGGCACCAAGCGGAGCGAAGCGGAACCCATCGCTGCCGGCCTTTTGCGCGATGTGGGGCTGTCCCACCGCCTGACCCATAAACCGGGAGA
This region of Geotalea daltonii FRC-32 genomic DNA includes:
- a CDS encoding GrpB family protein, with translation METLEEKIARVVKEEVAIVPYDPRWRDLFEEERRHLLSCLPHDLVKRIEHFGSTAVPGLTAKPIVDILVEVTSLDETQKLIAPILEAQGYDYFWRPTCGDDTPPFYAWFIKRDKNGNRTHHIHMIERDFEHWDRLLFRDYLIDHPDAAREYEDLKTQLSEAHHGDRVSYTKAKSDFVNLVTEMAKADLQKGPTTRRQTTG
- a CDS encoding TraB/GumN family protein: MKGVIWSIMLVLLFCTGASAESSVWKAQKDNSTIYLGGTCHVLRESDYPLPPEFEKAYKASETVVFETDIAKLQDPSMQQQLLAKAMYTDGSTADKHLSPKVYGQLSSFCETNGIPIKAFSQFKPAMIMLTLTVIELKKLGATEQGVDQFFHSLASRDKKPVEGLETVEEQIDYIATMADGNEDDFVLHSLKDMKTMDEQFSNLAAAWRKGDGRKLDELMVNDLKSRQPQLYKRLITDRNRNWFPLIDAYLKTPRTEFILVGVGHLVGPDGIVEALKKKGYKVEKF
- the ettA gene encoding energy-dependent translational throttle protein EttA, whose translation is MAIEPNKVIYSMIGVSKFYDKKPVLKDIYLSYFYGAKIGVLGLNGSGKSSLLRILAGVDKDFNGKAVLSAGYTVGYLEQEPQLDEGKTVREIVEQGVQETVDLLNEFNDITAKFSEPDADFDKLVTRQAEVQEKLDHLDAWDLDARLEMAMDALRCPAGDTPVKVLSGGEKRRVALCRLLLQKPDILLLDEPTNHLDAESVAWLEHHLQRYAGTIIAVTHDRYFLDNVAGWILELDRGQGIPWQGNYSSWLEQKQQRLAQEEKTETERQKTLQRELEWIKMSPKGRHAKGKARISSYEQLLTQESEKRAKDLEIYIPPGPRLGDIVVEADNVNKAYDDRLLVEGMTFRLPPGGIVGIIGPNGAGKTTLFRMITNQEQPDSGNIRIGETVKLAYVDQSRDSLNPEQTIWEAISDGQDQIQLGKQTVNSRAYVSRFNFSGADQQKKVGLLSGGERNRVHLAKMLKDGGNVILLDEPTNDLDVNTMRALEEALENFAGCAVVISHDRWFLDRIATHILAFEGESKVVWFEGNYSEYEEDRHARLGTAADQPHRIKYRQLTRA
- the lysS gene encoding lysine--tRNA ligase; its protein translation is MATEELSELLLQRRRKVDSMWEAGINPYPNDFRPEHTSADLVAAYGNVQEIEADPQHFIVAGRIIARRSFGKAAFVQLQDRKGRFQLYVKKDAVGEEVFEQFESFDIGDIVGATGYPFRTKTGELSLHVEQIRLLTKSLLPLPEKFHGLTDVETRYRQRYVDLIVNPEVRELFVKRSRVINLIREFMVKNDFLEVETPMMQQIPGGATARPFVTHHNALDMELFLRIAPELYLKRLVVGGLDRVFEINRNFRNEGISVRHNPEFTMMEFYQAYATFEDLMNYTEELLCHVAQNVLGTLDFSYQGMPISFQRPWKRFTVKEAILEYGDIDAKSLEDRDMAYAYAKKIGLDLPEDIGYGKLITEIFEEVAETKLIQPTFITAYPTEVSPLSRKSDHDPEIVDRFEFFCAGREMANAFSELNDPVDQKERFLAQVAAKAKGDEEAHYMDEDYIRALEYGMPPTAGEGIGIDRLVMLLCDAPSIRDVILFPQLRKEVK
- a CDS encoding lipoprotein-releasing ABC transporter permease subunit — protein: MPFELFIGLRYLKAKRKATFISLITLISVAGVALGVMALIIVLAVMTGFEEDLKEKILGTNAHIVVLKSGEGIEDHQQLMDRLKKFKGVVATTPFIYSQVMLTTGKNVSGVVLRGVDTKTDAQVTNLHKTVVEGNLVDLDRRTPLPSKSDESPLPGIVIGKELAKNLNLFLGDSVNVVSPMGNITPLGMMPKMKRFRLVGIFNTGMFEYDSTLAYVGLGDAQDFLGLGSAVTGIQLKVADVYKSGEITRRINQELGFPYFARDWMQMNKNILFALRTEKVVMFIILTLIVLVAAFGIASTLFMVVMEKTRDIAILKSMGATSRSVMRIFVFEGLIIGFFGTAIGVLGGLLVALNLEPIVNTVQKLTGFQFFSKDIYYLDHFPSLVIPSDVILISVTAIVISFVATLYPSWQASRLSPAEALRYE
- a CDS encoding ABC transporter ATP-binding protein; the protein is MSNLLEVSDLYKSYGSGAGKVEVLKGISLNVTAGETIALVGASGAGKSTLMHVLGTIDTPTSGVVKFDGEEIFKLGGAALASFRNLSIGFVFQFHHLLPEFTALENAMMPLLIGGTKRSEAEPIAAGLLRDVGLSHRLTHKPGELSGGEQQRVAIARALVRSPKLLLADEPTGNLDMKTSDEVHDLLMDIHVKRGLTLIIVTHNEKLAAKMARTIRMVDGRIS